Below is a window of Pirellulales bacterium DNA.
TGATCAAAGACATCGACTTCATGGGCAAGGCGTCGGACAACCCCGACCTCGGCCAGGGCCTCGAAGGCCTGATCAACCTGGTGTCGCAAGGCCAAGGCCTCCCGGGCCTCGACAAGAGCAAGCCTTGGGGCGCCGCCGTCAACTCCGACGGCTTCCAGTTCCAGATCCTCGGTTTCCTGCCGATCAAGGAACTGGACAAGTTCATGGAAATGGTCGGCCAGCTCGCCGGCGCGCCCGAAAAGCAGGACGACGGTAGTTACAAGATCAACGTCCAGGCCTTTGCCTTGTACCTCAAGCAAGTCGGCGATTGGACGTTTGTCTCGCAGGCGCCCGAGGGCTTCGCCTCGGTGCCCGCGGACCCCGCCAAGCTGCTGGGCGGTCTGAACGAGAAGTACGACTTCGGCGTGCAGGCGCACATTCAGAACATTCCCGAGGTGTTCCGGCAACTGGCCGTCGAACAAATCAAGCTCGGCATGGACGAGCAGCTGAAGAAGATGCCGCAGGAGTCGGACGCGCAGTACGAACTGCGCAAGCAGTTGACCAAGGATCAGCTCGACAAGTTGACCTCGCAGATGGACGAGATGGAGCAGATCACCTTCGGCGTCAACATCGACGAAGAGAAGGAGCTGGGTCTGGTCGACGTCACGATGTTGGCGGTCGCTGGCAGCAAGACGGCCGAGCGGATGGCCAAGATGAGCGACGGCAAGACCAATTTTGCTGGCTTCAACATCGCGGACGCCAAGGCTTCGCTGAACATGAACCTGGTGCTTAGCCAGGACGACATCGCCGAAATGCGCGGCATGGTCGATTCGATGCAGGCCGAGCTGGACAAGCAGGTCGAAGGGCTTGACGTCATTCCCGACGAGGCCATCCGCACCGAGATCAAGGAACTGGTCGGCGAACTGTTCGACATCGTCAAAACCACGGTCGACAGCGGCCGGACCGATGCGGGCATGGCCCTGGTCGGCGAAGGTCCCCACACGCTCTTGGCCGGCGGCTATATCGCCGACGGCGAAGTGCTGAAGAAGTGGTTCGAGCGCCTGGTGAGCATGGCCGAGACCGAAGCCGGCTTCTACGGCGTGCAGATGGACGTGGCCAAGCATGAAGGCGTCGCCTTCCACACGGTTTCGATTCCGTTCGTCGGCGGCGACGAAATGGCCCCGATCAGTGAGCTGTTCGGTGACGAGCTGGAGCTGGTCATCGGCATCGGCGAGAAGAGCGCCTATATGGCCCTGGGCAAGGACGGCGTCGATCAGCTCAAGAAGGTCATCGACGATTCGAAGGCGGCCGCCGACAAGAAAGTGCCGCCGATTCAGGGTCAGGCCTCGGTCGGCTTGCTCGTCAAGCTGCTGGCCAGTCAGCAGAAGTCGGGCGGCAGCGAGGCGGGGGACCCGCTGGTGGATGCCTTGACCATGAACATCCCGGAGAAGGACGACAAGGTGACCATGATCGCCGAGCCGATCGAGAACGGCATCAAGCTGCACATCGAGGCTCAAAAGGGTGTCCTGGGTTTCCTCACCTCGGCCCTGATGGCCGCGGCCCCGAGCATGAACATCCCGGGCCTGGGACAGTAATGCCAGCTTGCCCGAGGGCTCCGTTCTCGGAGCACCTCGCGTAGCGCGAACCCCCTGATCACGGCGCCGGTCCTCTCGCAGGGCCGGCGCCGTTTTTTTGTCTACGCCTCGCCACGCGGCCATGGCGAACCCGGGGCGCTTTGCGGTCTCGGGGCGTTCTGCTAGTTTCAGCGGTCGAGGCGGGCCGCCTTGGCCCGCGAGTCTGAGGAAGTCTTGAACCCCCATGAGCCTAGCCACGACCAGCCGGCCGCTGTGCCGGGACGAAATCGCCGGGATCGCTGTGCCCGAGTTGGCCGCGCGTTTCCAGACGCCCTGCTACGCGTACGATGCCGCGGCGATCATCGAGCGGATTGCCGAGCTTCGCAGCTTCGACGTGATCCGCTACGCCCAGAAGGCCTGCTCGAACCTGGCGATTCTCGACCTGGTGCGGCGCCAAGGCGTCTTGGTCGATGCCGTCAGCGCAGGCGAGATCGAGCGCGCCCGGGCCGCCGGGTATCCGGCCACCGGCGAGCCACCGCCGGTCGTCTACACGGCCGACATCTTCGACCGGGAGTCGCTCGACCTGGTCGTCGAGCGAGGCATTCACGTCAATTGCGGTTCGCCCGACATGATCGACCAGTTGGCCGATCGCGGCGTGCGCGGCGCGATTACCCTGCGGATCAATCCGGGCTTCGGTCACGGCCACAGCCAGAAAACCAACACCGGCGGCGAGCACTCGAAACACGGCATCTGGCACGAGCAGCTCGATGCCTGCGTCTCCCAGGCGCGTCGCCGCGGATTGGAAGTCAGCGGCCTGCATCTGCACATCGGCTCGGGCACCGACTTCGAGCATTTGGCACAGGTGTGCGGCGCGATGGACCGTCTGGCGCGGCGCGCCGGCGCCAGCCTGCACGAGATCAGCGCCGGCGGCGGTCTGCCGACGCCGTATCGCCCCGGCGATGCGCGAATCGACCTGGCCGCATACTTTGACCTTTGGGACCAGACGCGTCGCGCGCTCGAAGCGGCCTTCGGGCACAAGCTGCGGCTCGAGATCGAGCCGGGCCGGTACCTGGTCGCGGAAAGCGGTTATCTGATCAGTGAGATTCGCGCGATCAAACAGACCGGCGGGCGGACGTTCTATCTGTTGGACGCCGGTTTCAACAATCTGGCGCGACCGATCCTGTACGGCGCATATCACCCCATGTCGATCTGCCCGCGCGACGGCCGCGCGCTCGACGCGAGCGAGCTCGACGAAGTGGTCGTGGGGGGGCCCCTGTGCGAGTCGGGCGACATCTTTACCCAGACCGACGGCGGGTTTGTCGCGACGCGCGGCTTGCCCCGCGCCCAGATCGGCGACTACCTGGTCATCGAATGCGCGGGCGCCTACGGTGCGGTCATGGCGTCGAACTACAATTCGAAGCCCTTGGCCGCCGAGGTCTTGCTGCGCGACGGCACAGCCCATTTGATTCGTGCGCGCCAGACGTTTGCCGACTTGATTCGCGGCGAGTCGATCCCAGCGACCGAGCCGCGCGGCTAGAGCGAGCGGCCCAGGACGTTTGCGCCCCATGACCGCTATCCCGCCCTCTGCCGTCGAAGCCCCTGCCGACGCGGCGAGCCGTGCCGCAGGGCCGCTGGTGCGGCTGGTCTACGCGATGTCGTTCGCCTCGGGCGCGGCGGCGCTGATCTACGAAGTCGCCTGGACCAAGATGCTGTCGCTTACCTTCGGCAGCACGACCTTGGCCGCCAGCGCCGTCGTCGCCGCTTTCTTGGGTGGCATGGGCCTGGGAGCGTGGCTCTATCATCTGCCGGCTGGCCGCGCGCTGCGCGGCGGGGCGACGCCGCTGGGTTTCTACGCGGCTCTCGAGTTGGGGATCGCCGTCACCACGGCCTTGTTAAGCCGCACCTTCTACT
It encodes the following:
- the lysA gene encoding diaminopimelate decarboxylase; translation: MSLATTSRPLCRDEIAGIAVPELAARFQTPCYAYDAAAIIERIAELRSFDVIRYAQKACSNLAILDLVRRQGVLVDAVSAGEIERARAAGYPATGEPPPVVYTADIFDRESLDLVVERGIHVNCGSPDMIDQLADRGVRGAITLRINPGFGHGHSQKTNTGGEHSKHGIWHEQLDACVSQARRRGLEVSGLHLHIGSGTDFEHLAQVCGAMDRLARRAGASLHEISAGGGLPTPYRPGDARIDLAAYFDLWDQTRRALEAAFGHKLRLEIEPGRYLVAESGYLISEIRAIKQTGGRTFYLLDAGFNNLARPILYGAYHPMSICPRDGRALDASELDEVVVGGPLCESGDIFTQTDGGFVATRGLPRAQIGDYLVIECAGAYGAVMASNYNSKPLAAEVLLRDGTAHLIRARQTFADLIRGESIPATEPRG